Below is a genomic region from Leptolyngbya boryana PCC 6306.
GGAGCCGCATTAGTTTTGAAGGGAGAGTTAACTCTCGGTCAGCTGATTGCATTTCGCATCATTGCAGGCTATGTGACAAATCCATTGCTGCGCTTGATTCAGTTGTGGCAGAACTTCCAAGAAACGGCATTATCGCTGGAACGACTGAGCGATATTCTTGATACTCCCCAAGAAATTGATCAAGGCAATCGCAATAACATTCCCATGCCTGCAATCGCTGGAACTGTGAAGTACGATAATGTCTGTTTTCGCTTTGAGAAAAGCCCGAATCGTCAACTCAACAATATTTGCTTAGAACTGCCTGCAGGTCAATTCATCGGAGTTGTAGGACAAAGTGGGGCGGGTAAAAGTACGCTCACGAAAGTGCTGAATCGCCTCTATGACCTCGAAGAAGGGCGGATTCTAATTGACGGCTATGATATTCATAAAGTTGAACTCTATTCGCTACGCCAGCAGATTGGAACGGTACTTCAAGATACGCTCCTCTTTGATACGACTGTTCAGGAAAACATTGCGTTAACCAATCCTGATGCCACGCCTGAAGAAATTGTTCGAGCCGCAGAAATCGCTTTTGCCCATGACTTCATCATGGATTTACCCCAAGGATACAACACTCGTGTCGGAGAAAGAGGTTCAGCCCTCTCTGGAGGACAACGACAACGCATTGCAATCGCTCGAACCGTCCTGCAAAATCCCAATTTACTGATTCTCGATGAAGCGACTTCTGCACTCGATTACCATTCGGAACGTCAAGTCTGTACCAATTTGATGCAAGCCTTTCGTGGACGCACTGTGTTTTTCATTACTCACCGCTTGGCAACGATCCGCAATGCCGATGTGATTTTGATGATGGATAAAGGAACGATCGCAGAAATGGGAACGCATGATGAATTGATGGAACTACGTGGACAGTATTTCTGCCTCTATAACCAGCAAGAAACGCAATTGTAGGATAAGACGATGACCGTAAGCCCCAACTTTGAACCAAATCAATCGGGTAGTGAGGCGAATACTCCTCCAGCAAAACCACCCCAAAAAACGAAGTTACCTCGATTTGAGCATCCAAGTGTATTGCAACAATCGAATTTCTGGTCACGAGCAATTCTGTGGACCTTTATAGGCGGACTGGGATTAGGGCTGGTGTGGGCTTGTACCGCAAAGATCGAAGAAGCAATCCCGGCACAAGGAAAGCTGGAACCGCAAGGGGCAGTCAAAGAAGTTCAGATTCCAGTCAATGGAGTCGTGAAAACAATTCTGGTCAAAGATGGACAGCGGGTGAAGCAGGGTGAAGTGCTTTTGACGATCGATCCTACAACTCCCAAAGCACAGCTTGAGTCATTGCAAAAAGTTCGCACGACTTTACTGCAAGAAAATGCCTTTTATCGATCGCAGTTAGCAGGAACCGGAGGGGCTACAACGACGATTGTAATTCCTCCGCAATTTCTGAGCTTGACCCGCAGCAGAGCTGCGCTACTTGCAGATACGGTGTTGATCCGTGCTCAGTTAGATGGTTCAGGTGGAGAAGCGTTAACGGCAACACAGCAAGAACGCTTACAATCGAATCAAGCAGAACTATCAACCCGTGCAATCGCAGCACAATTGGCAGGTGATCAACTCGATCGACAGCTGGCTCAAACCGGAGTCAAACTCGAATCTGCTCGGCGAACCTTAGCACTGAATCAAAAAATTCTGGCAGATGTAGAACCCTTAGCAAGAGATGGAGCAATTTCTAAGATTCAATTACTGAAGCAGCAGCAGGAAGTGGAATCAAATCAATCTGAGGTCGCGCAACTCGAACAAGAACAACGCCGCTTGCAATTCGGCATTCA
It encodes:
- a CDS encoding HlyD family efflux transporter periplasmic adaptor subunit; this translates as MTVSPNFEPNQSGSEANTPPAKPPQKTKLPRFEHPSVLQQSNFWSRAILWTFIGGLGLGLVWACTAKIEEAIPAQGKLEPQGAVKEVQIPVNGVVKTILVKDGQRVKQGEVLLTIDPTTPKAQLESLQKVRTTLLQENAFYRSQLAGTGGATTTIVIPPQFLSLTRSRAALLADTVLIRAQLDGSGGEALTATQQERLQSNQAELSTRAIAAQLAGDQLDRQLAQTGVKLESARRTLALNQKILADVEPLARDGAISKIQLLKQQQEVESNQSEVAQLEQEQRRLQFGIQEAQVKVENTLAVDRKDLTRQLSENEQKIAEIDSQLTKAIVENDKKLAEIDSQMAQSKQTLQYGELRAPSDGIVFELKANVPGYVANSTEPVLKIVPEDALVAKVSITNQDIGFVREGMSVDVRIDSFPFSEFGDIKGTLSWIGSDALPPTQVQPLYTFPAKIKLDRQALSTNGRSISLQSGMSLSANIKIRKRTVMSILTDQFAKVSESLNHVR